One genomic segment of Helicobacter kayseriensis includes these proteins:
- a CDS encoding type II secretion system F family protein, which yields MRYKITTLKNTSLHHYTLWANSKEDALSKARQRDQITPLHIEAKPIFSLAPSHQDIYIALKQFHIMLLANLPLQQCITSIAQNTSNKKLSCIFENISNSLENGLSLYESFMPYENIFGKLTLVMIEFGSKSGKLCECLELLLEELHSQEIAKKEIKKVLFYP from the coding sequence ATGAGATATAAAATCACAACACTTAAAAACACCTCACTCCATCACTATACCCTATGGGCAAACTCCAAAGAAGATGCACTCTCTAAAGCCCGACAGAGAGACCAAATCACACCGCTTCATATTGAAGCAAAACCGATCTTTTCTCTTGCACCCTCTCATCAAGATATTTATATTGCACTCAAACAATTCCACATTATGCTTCTTGCCAACCTCCCACTTCAGCAATGCATCACATCAATCGCTCAAAATACATCCAACAAAAAACTATCTTGTATTTTTGAAAATATTTCAAATTCTTTAGAAAATGGATTAAGTCTTTATGAGAGTTTTATGCCTTATGAAAACATCTTTGGAAAATTAACCCTAGTCATGATTGAATTTGGGAGCAAAAGCGGGAAACTCTGCGAATGTCTAGAGCTTCTTCTTGAAGAGCTCCACTCTCAAGAAATTGCAAAAAAAGAGATCAAAAAAGTCTTGTTTTATCCCT